From the Marinomonas sp. THO17 genome, one window contains:
- the tssI gene encoding type VI secretion system tip protein TssI/VgrG — protein MPTLMFKLTVEGLDDNTLLVREYQGQDTLSDAPLPDGSACYGFRYQLSLASRRMDLSAEQIVDQSAEFTFYRDGELVQRVHGIVRAFEKGDTGHNYTFYGLTLVPALERLTLRHNSRIFQKQTPQDIINQLLGEMGLPNAVFTLNDNSVKEREFCVQYRETDAQFLHRLAAEEGWVYYFVHDAGKHTLHFIDKSQALSQQSDPIAYKLLTAGVADTPYIRRLSEHKQALPSQAVLKDYSFKRPDYAALQDYTGTNLEHQGDQYPHFDAPGRFKDSATGQRFARIRLEYLRRQAHLVTGESDAPAIRVGSKITIAGHFDSQIKDNSWIPVQVQHRGTQPQILEEEGGEGETTYYNQFTLIPGQINWQATPQTKPSVDGPMMATVVGPASNEGDTPEEIYCDEYGRVKIQFNWDRYGQQDDFSSCWVQVSQGWSGSQYGSLAIPRIGTRVIVSFLNGDPDQPIITGRTFDADNLPPYALPAHKTKSVWRSQTHQGAGFNELSFEDQAGQEQVYLHAQKDLKQHVLNDVQTDIGNDHHLTVANDSFTEVKNNQAIKVEGERRVQTTLDHSRIIKGNLTQDVGTLAVMDAQQELHLKSGDSILLDAGPLFTLKAGENFITIDENGINVVGGIIKVNTGGVALQGSGFAGQEAELPLGEELPEPNEAVISHSSNTASPQTPTLVSAAEAGSPICEECQAAAGNV, from the coding sequence ATGCCGACGTTAATGTTCAAACTGACCGTAGAGGGTCTTGACGACAACACCTTACTGGTACGCGAGTATCAGGGACAAGACACCCTGTCTGACGCCCCCTTGCCAGACGGCAGTGCCTGTTATGGTTTTCGTTACCAACTGAGTTTGGCCAGTCGCCGCATGGACCTCAGCGCCGAACAGATCGTCGACCAAAGCGCCGAATTTACCTTCTATCGCGATGGCGAACTGGTGCAACGGGTGCACGGCATAGTGCGCGCCTTCGAAAAAGGCGACACAGGCCACAACTACACCTTCTATGGCTTAACCCTAGTGCCGGCACTGGAACGATTGACCCTACGTCACAACAGTCGTATCTTCCAAAAACAAACACCGCAAGACATCATCAACCAACTGCTTGGTGAAATGGGCTTGCCCAACGCCGTGTTCACCCTCAATGACAACAGCGTCAAAGAACGCGAATTCTGCGTGCAATACCGCGAAACCGACGCGCAATTTCTGCACCGTCTGGCCGCCGAAGAAGGCTGGGTCTATTACTTCGTTCATGACGCGGGCAAACACACCCTGCACTTCATTGATAAAAGCCAAGCCCTCAGCCAACAAAGCGACCCGATTGCCTACAAGCTACTGACCGCGGGCGTGGCAGACACCCCATACATCCGCCGTTTAAGCGAACACAAACAAGCCTTACCCAGCCAAGCGGTGCTCAAAGACTACAGCTTCAAACGCCCCGATTACGCGGCCTTACAAGACTACACGGGCACCAACCTTGAACACCAAGGTGACCAATACCCACACTTTGACGCCCCCGGTCGCTTCAAAGACAGTGCCACCGGACAACGCTTTGCGCGCATCCGCCTTGAATACCTGCGTCGACAAGCGCACCTTGTCACCGGTGAGAGCGATGCGCCCGCCATCCGTGTGGGCAGCAAAATCACCATTGCAGGGCACTTTGACAGCCAAATCAAAGACAACAGCTGGATCCCAGTGCAGGTCCAACACAGGGGCACTCAACCACAGATACTCGAAGAAGAAGGCGGCGAAGGGGAAACCACCTATTACAACCAGTTCACCCTGATTCCGGGGCAAATCAACTGGCAAGCCACGCCGCAGACCAAACCCAGTGTCGACGGGCCCATGATGGCCACCGTAGTGGGGCCCGCCAGCAACGAGGGGGACACCCCAGAAGAAATCTACTGTGACGAATACGGTCGCGTCAAAATCCAATTTAACTGGGATAGATACGGCCAACAGGACGACTTTAGCTCTTGCTGGGTGCAAGTCTCCCAAGGTTGGTCTGGCAGCCAATACGGCAGCCTTGCCATCCCGCGCATTGGCACCCGCGTCATCGTCAGCTTCCTCAATGGCGACCCAGACCAACCCATTATCACGGGTCGTACCTTCGACGCCGACAACCTGCCACCCTATGCCTTACCGGCTCACAAAACCAAAAGCGTGTGGCGCAGTCAGACGCACCAAGGGGCGGGCTTTAACGAGCTGTCTTTCGAAGACCAAGCGGGGCAAGAGCAAGTTTACTTGCATGCGCAAAAAGACCTCAAACAGCACGTCCTCAACGATGTCCAAACCGACATTGGTAACGACCATCACCTAACGGTGGCCAATGACAGCTTCACGGAAGTGAAGAATAACCAAGCAATCAAGGTGGAAGGTGAGCGCCGTGTACAAACCACCTTGGATCACTCCCGCATCATTAAGGGCAACTTGACTCAAGATGTGGGCACACTGGCGGTGATGGACGCACAACAAGAATTGCACCTCAAAAGTGGTGACTCCATCTTGCTCGATGCTGGCCCCCTCTTCACCTTAAAAGCCGGTGAAAACTTCATCACCATAGACGAAAACGGCATCAATGTGGTCGGTGGCATCATCAAGGTCAATACTGGTGGCGTGGCGTTACAAGGTAGTGGCTTTGCGGGACAAGAAGCAGAATTGCCATTGGGAGAAGAATTGCCTGAGCCGAATGAAGCCGTTATTAGTCATTCTAGCAACACGGCATCACCGCAGACACCAACGCTTGTTTCTGCTGCTGAAGCGGGCTCGCCAATCTGTGAAGAATGTCAGGCTGCAGCAGGCAATGTATAA
- the tssE gene encoding type VI secretion system baseplate subunit TssE: MDEEFTFGVGFLDRLGSDAESISVTQGPDSLAVLDSIKSNVSNILNARSGEALSSPDLGLIDFNDALLEVMDLSLRVKLAIKSCLDKYEPRLCNVQIQNVVNTHNPMELCFQIHADINANAIHEKVKISLLLGGDRKYRVY, encoded by the coding sequence ATGGACGAAGAATTTACATTTGGAGTTGGCTTTTTGGATAGGTTGGGGAGTGACGCGGAGTCCATTTCCGTCACTCAAGGGCCGGATTCGTTAGCCGTATTGGATTCCATCAAATCAAATGTTTCTAACATTCTCAATGCCAGATCAGGTGAGGCGTTGTCCTCACCTGACCTTGGTCTTATTGATTTTAATGATGCTTTGCTCGAAGTCATGGATTTGTCCTTGCGAGTAAAGTTGGCGATAAAAAGTTGCTTAGATAAGTATGAACCTAGATTGTGTAATGTGCAGATACAGAATGTGGTCAATACACACAATCCAATGGAACTTTGCTTCCAGATTCATGCTGATATCAATGCCAATGCCATTCATGAAAAAGTAAAAATCAGCTTGTTGTTAGGCGGCGATCGCAAGTATAGGGTGTATTAA
- the tssB gene encoding type VI secretion system contractile sheath small subunit produces MSKEGSVAPKERINIKYVPATGDAQAEVELPLKTLVIGDFKGHPEETPLEERKSISVDKDNFEAVMRESDLSLKTSVANKLDEEQGGDIAVDLTFSSLADFSPDSIASQVPELRKLIELREALVALKGPLGNVAAFRNSLQSLLASDSSREQLLAELNILNEQDAEQDQPSQ; encoded by the coding sequence ATGTCAAAAGAAGGAAGTGTCGCTCCTAAAGAGCGCATTAATATTAAGTATGTACCAGCAACGGGTGATGCTCAAGCAGAAGTTGAATTGCCATTAAAAACCTTGGTGATTGGCGACTTTAAAGGTCATCCAGAAGAAACCCCTCTTGAAGAACGTAAAAGTATTTCGGTTGATAAAGACAATTTTGAAGCCGTTATGCGCGAGAGTGATTTAAGTCTGAAAACGTCTGTTGCGAATAAGTTGGATGAAGAGCAGGGTGGAGACATCGCTGTTGATTTAACCTTTTCCAGCCTTGCAGATTTTTCACCAGACTCAATTGCCTCGCAAGTGCCTGAGTTAAGGAAACTCATTGAATTAAGAGAAGCTTTGGTGGCACTAAAAGGCCCTCTGGGTAATGTTGCTGCGTTTCGTAATAGTCTTCAATCTCTGCTGGCATCTGACTCAAGTAGAGAGCAATTGCTTGCTGAGTTAAACATTTTAAATGAACAAGATGCTGAACAAGATCAGCCATCTCAGTAA
- a CDS encoding DUF4123 domain-containing protein — protein sequence MDNLNVWVVRCYIRDTRDDTDEELTGFCAVYAKQADHLEGILQQHFEKQTQHLLRVEEAFSIMGWLQQHGHNNAVMTMAQAVDANHQVQVGDLLPVERVEPEYLEVKEYDIPPLADQSHIPHQYQTLIAPELKTHLFAQPSEGKRLRTYFIVDPTLRKKVTEVFDLSPDQIDVPIQCLFKGKAAETLKEAAPYLIDMTLHENAWARHENVPTFHKAFFQHHWDKGTGIFLRTTDSFDDVLQHFRRFTKVRMEEDNRWVFFRFWDPRTIGVFLTALDKEDAYKFLASHQIIRPEAAKITHYQMAETMTEAQSRTGPPFIMKNAYLNAFNENQTHQFLEKLKHFIREKSAEFSQLSEEAQYDLLKSHLQESKHFNITIEQAMANFVLASIQYGKRLSDEARFLTILESKHHELDKTKALLNEIKERQTNESRLS from the coding sequence ATGGATAATTTGAATGTTTGGGTAGTACGTTGTTACATCAGAGACACGCGTGACGATACGGATGAAGAGCTAACGGGTTTTTGTGCTGTGTACGCTAAGCAAGCAGACCATCTTGAAGGCATTTTACAACAACACTTTGAAAAGCAAACTCAACATTTACTGCGGGTTGAAGAGGCTTTTTCCATCATGGGCTGGTTGCAACAACACGGCCATAATAATGCTGTGATGACTATGGCTCAAGCCGTCGATGCTAACCACCAAGTCCAAGTGGGAGACTTACTTCCAGTGGAAAGGGTTGAGCCAGAATACCTCGAAGTAAAGGAATATGACATACCACCATTGGCCGATCAAAGTCATATTCCTCATCAATATCAAACCTTGATTGCTCCCGAACTGAAAACCCATTTGTTTGCTCAACCCAGTGAAGGGAAAAGACTCAGAACCTATTTTATTGTTGATCCTACTTTGCGTAAGAAAGTCACGGAGGTTTTCGACCTTAGCCCCGATCAAATAGACGTTCCCATACAATGCTTATTCAAAGGAAAAGCCGCGGAAACTTTAAAAGAAGCAGCACCTTATCTTATCGATATGACTTTACATGAAAATGCATGGGCACGTCATGAAAACGTCCCCACCTTCCACAAAGCGTTTTTCCAACATCATTGGGACAAAGGCACGGGGATATTCCTTCGTACAACGGATTCATTTGATGATGTCTTACAGCATTTTAGACGCTTTACCAAAGTCCGAATGGAAGAAGACAATCGTTGGGTATTCTTTCGCTTTTGGGATCCACGTACGATTGGCGTCTTCTTAACCGCGTTAGACAAGGAGGATGCGTATAAATTTCTCGCTTCACATCAAATTATTCGTCCTGAGGCGGCTAAAATAACCCACTACCAGATGGCTGAAACGATGACAGAAGCGCAGTCTAGAACAGGGCCTCCATTTATTATGAAGAATGCCTATCTAAACGCATTCAACGAGAACCAAACACACCAGTTCCTTGAAAAGCTGAAGCACTTTATTCGTGAAAAATCAGCGGAGTTCTCACAGCTCTCAGAGGAAGCACAATACGACTTGTTAAAAAGTCATCTTCAAGAGTCAAAGCACTTTAATATTACGATAGAGCAAGCAATGGCAAACTTTGTTCTCGCCTCCATTCAATATGGAAAACGCCTGTCAGATGAAGCAAGGTTTTTGACTATTTTAGAATCCAAACATCATGAATTAGACAAAACCAAGGCTTTGCTCAATGAAATAAAGGAACGCCAAACCAACGAGAGTCGCCTTAGCTAA
- the tssC gene encoding type VI secretion system contractile sheath large subunit — MSTNTTATEGVVSEQIDGNLLDEIMAQTKIAPSEEGYDVAKKGVAAFISNLLSTDQTDEPVNKNLVDQMLVELDRKISSQMDEILHDESIQQMESAWRGLKLLVDRTDFRENNKIDLIHVTKDELLEDFEFAPETTQSGLYKHVYSSGYGQFGGEPTGAIIGNYAFTPSSPDMKLLQYMASLGAMSHAPFISSVGPEFFGVDSFEEMSNLKDLNSIFAGPKYTKWRSLRESEDARYLGLTAPRFLLRVPYDPIENPIKSFNYEENVSESHNHYLWGNTAYAFATKLTDSFAKYRWCPNIIGPQSGGAVEDLPVHVFESMGELQAKIPTEVLVTDRKEFELAEEGFIALTMRKGSDNAAFFSANSVQKPKIFPNTKEGKEAETNYRLSTQLPYMMIINRLAHYVKVLQREQIGAWKERQDLERELNAWIKQYVADQENPPADVRSRRPLRGAKIEVSDVEGNPGWYQVSLAVRPHFKYMGANFELSLVGRLDQ, encoded by the coding sequence ATGTCTACAAATACTACAGCTACGGAAGGTGTTGTCAGCGAACAAATTGACGGCAATTTATTAGATGAGATTATGGCTCAAACTAAGATTGCCCCAAGCGAAGAAGGCTACGACGTCGCCAAAAAAGGGGTTGCAGCCTTTATCAGCAATCTTTTGAGCACAGATCAAACCGATGAGCCAGTGAATAAAAATCTTGTTGATCAAATGCTGGTTGAACTGGATCGCAAGATTAGTTCGCAGATGGATGAAATCTTACACGATGAGTCTATTCAACAGATGGAATCCGCATGGCGCGGTCTGAAGTTGTTGGTTGATCGTACCGATTTTCGCGAAAACAACAAAATTGATCTGATTCATGTCACTAAAGACGAACTGCTTGAAGACTTTGAATTTGCACCAGAAACCACCCAAAGTGGTCTTTATAAGCATGTTTACTCTTCTGGCTACGGTCAATTTGGTGGTGAGCCAACTGGTGCCATTATTGGTAACTATGCCTTTACGCCTTCTTCTCCGGATATGAAGTTGTTGCAATACATGGCGTCTTTGGGGGCAATGTCACATGCGCCCTTTATTTCCAGTGTGGGGCCTGAGTTTTTTGGTGTGGATTCGTTTGAGGAAATGTCGAACCTTAAAGACCTTAACTCCATTTTTGCTGGACCCAAATATACCAAATGGCGTTCATTGAGAGAGTCGGAAGATGCTCGTTACCTTGGTCTAACAGCGCCTCGTTTCTTATTGCGCGTGCCTTATGACCCAATCGAGAATCCGATTAAGTCCTTTAACTATGAAGAGAACGTCAGCGAATCTCATAATCACTATTTATGGGGTAATACAGCATACGCTTTTGCCACCAAACTGACCGACAGTTTTGCCAAATACCGCTGGTGCCCAAACATCATTGGCCCTCAAAGTGGTGGCGCGGTAGAAGATTTGCCGGTGCACGTTTTTGAGTCTATGGGTGAGCTGCAAGCGAAAATTCCAACCGAAGTCTTGGTCACGGATAGAAAAGAGTTTGAATTGGCGGAAGAAGGTTTTATTGCCCTTACCATGCGAAAAGGCAGTGATAATGCGGCTTTCTTCTCGGCAAACTCGGTGCAAAAGCCAAAAATTTTCCCTAATACCAAAGAAGGTAAAGAAGCGGAAACCAATTATCGTTTAAGTACTCAATTGCCATACATGATGATTATTAATCGCTTGGCGCATTACGTAAAAGTTTTGCAACGTGAGCAAATCGGTGCATGGAAAGAACGACAGGATCTTGAACGAGAGTTGAATGCTTGGATTAAGCAGTATGTTGCTGACCAAGAAAACCCACCGGCGGATGTTCGCAGTCGACGCCCATTGCGTGGTGCCAAAATTGAGGTATCGGATGTGGAGGGTAACCCAGGTTGGTATCAAGTATCATTGGCGGTTCGTCCTCACTTCAAATACATGGGAGCGAACTTTGAACTATCACTTGTTGGTCGTCTTGATCAGTAA
- the tssF gene encoding type VI secretion system baseplate subunit TssF, which yields MSQEKYFREELEFLREQGKAFTEIHPQLSRFLNGRNIDPDVERLLEGFAFLTGKLREKIEDELPELTHSMINMLWPNYLRPVPSLSIVKFAPNESVSVKHIIKAGVSLNSRKVHGTICQFQTCRDVALYPVECVDISAQHTREASTIELNFEIGKGLTIHDIDLDSLRFYLGGDKISAEIMYLWINHYLDSIDIDYDGTQYRLNKDALSLVGFDKKEALLPYPKNVYDGYRIIQEYLTFSEAFNFIDIKGLNQALPSDASGGFLIKLNFNKTIDTSVRISKELFQLYCTPIINLFDHDADPIDLTGLKTEYKIIPSGTAKDHYEVFSINEVAGWRHSKNNDTQVKGGKRVYSEFESFQHEVERVRNREALYYRARVRESLKKDGFDRYISFVRGDESSAYNFDEAVSIKLTCTNRQLPNELGLKDIKVPTDSSPTFASFENITIPTPPLRPVLDGSLLWTLISNLSLNYLSLLSKDALSSIIRAYDFKALVNRQAEQVSKQRMNGILSVTTEPTDRIIYGMAVRGLKSVIELDSDCFSSEGSLYQFGTVLSRFFSLYASINSFHELVVINSNNREVYTWGIQDGMQPLI from the coding sequence GTGTCTCAAGAAAAATATTTTAGAGAAGAGTTAGAGTTTCTTCGGGAACAAGGAAAAGCCTTCACTGAGATTCACCCTCAGTTATCGCGCTTTCTTAATGGTCGCAATATTGATCCAGATGTAGAGCGTCTATTAGAAGGCTTTGCCTTTCTAACGGGAAAGCTCAGGGAAAAAATAGAAGATGAACTTCCTGAGCTAACACACTCTATGATCAATATGTTGTGGCCTAATTATTTGCGACCTGTGCCCAGTCTCAGTATTGTCAAGTTTGCCCCCAATGAGAGTGTGAGCGTTAAACACATCATAAAAGCGGGTGTCAGTTTGAACAGCCGTAAGGTGCATGGCACGATTTGTCAATTTCAGACCTGTCGTGACGTGGCTCTGTATCCAGTTGAATGTGTCGACATTTCGGCGCAACACACCCGAGAAGCTAGTACTATTGAACTGAATTTCGAGATAGGCAAAGGCTTAACCATACATGATATCGATTTAGACAGTCTTAGGTTTTACCTAGGTGGCGATAAAATAAGTGCGGAAATCATGTATCTCTGGATTAATCATTATTTAGACAGCATAGATATTGATTATGATGGGACGCAATATCGTTTAAATAAGGATGCGCTTTCCCTGGTGGGGTTTGATAAAAAGGAAGCTCTGCTGCCGTATCCGAAAAATGTATACGATGGTTATCGTATTATTCAGGAGTATCTGACTTTTTCCGAAGCCTTTAACTTTATCGATATAAAAGGGTTAAATCAGGCCTTGCCCAGTGACGCCTCTGGTGGTTTTTTGATCAAGTTGAATTTTAATAAAACCATAGACACCAGCGTTCGAATTTCAAAAGAGTTATTTCAATTATATTGCACTCCCATCATTAATTTATTTGATCATGACGCGGATCCTATCGACCTAACAGGGTTGAAAACGGAATATAAAATCATACCTTCCGGCACGGCGAAAGATCATTATGAAGTGTTTAGTATTAACGAAGTCGCAGGCTGGCGACACAGTAAGAATAATGACACTCAAGTAAAGGGCGGGAAAAGGGTCTATTCAGAGTTTGAAAGCTTTCAGCATGAAGTGGAGCGTGTCAGAAATCGTGAAGCCCTTTATTATCGAGCCAGAGTACGAGAAAGTCTCAAAAAAGACGGTTTTGATCGTTACATTTCCTTTGTCAGAGGCGATGAATCAAGCGCTTATAATTTTGATGAAGCGGTTTCTATCAAGCTCACTTGTACCAATCGACAACTGCCGAATGAGCTTGGTTTAAAGGACATTAAGGTGCCTACCGATTCGTCACCGACCTTTGCTAGTTTTGAAAACATTACCATACCAACACCACCATTAAGGCCGGTGTTAGATGGCAGTTTGTTATGGACTCTGATATCCAACTTATCTCTTAATTATTTGTCTTTGCTGTCAAAGGATGCCCTTAGTTCCATCATCAGAGCCTATGATTTTAAAGCCTTAGTCAATCGTCAGGCAGAGCAGGTTTCGAAGCAAAGAATGAATGGCATTTTAAGTGTGACGACCGAACCGACGGACCGCATTATTTATGGTATGGCGGTGCGCGGCTTAAAATCGGTGATTGAATTGGATTCAGATTGTTTTTCTTCGGAAGGCAGCTTGTATCAATTTGGCACAGTATTAAGTCGCTTTTTTTCTTTGTATGCCAGTATTAATTCATTTCATGAGTTGGTGGTGATTAACTCTAATAATAGAGAGGTTTATACGTGGGGAATCCAGGACGGAATGCAGCCACTGATATAA
- a CDS encoding Hcp family type VI secretion system effector: MPTPCYIAIEGETQGLITAGAMTVDSTGEIGLEGHEDEMLVQEFSHNVTVPTNPQSGSPSGKRVHKPFKFTVALNKAVPLLYNALSAGEKLSNVELKWYRTSSEGKQENFFTTTLEGAVIVDIECNMPHCLDPANDSFTQNLTVSLAYRKINWDHITSGTSGSDDWTQPIEA; encoded by the coding sequence ATGCCAACACCTTGTTATATAGCTATCGAAGGGGAAACTCAGGGACTGATTACCGCAGGCGCCATGACAGTTGACTCAACGGGCGAAATCGGTCTGGAAGGTCACGAAGACGAAATGCTGGTACAAGAGTTCTCACACAATGTTACTGTGCCAACCAACCCACAATCTGGCAGCCCATCTGGCAAGCGTGTTCATAAGCCATTCAAATTCACCGTGGCCCTAAACAAAGCCGTACCTCTGTTGTACAACGCTTTATCCGCGGGTGAAAAACTGTCTAACGTGGAACTAAAATGGTACCGTACCTCGTCTGAAGGTAAGCAAGAAAACTTCTTCACCACTACCCTAGAAGGCGCAGTGATTGTTGACATCGAATGCAACATGCCTCATTGCTTGGATCCTGCCAATGACTCCTTCACACAAAACCTAACCGTGTCTCTGGCGTATCGTAAGATCAACTGGGATCACATTACTTCAGGCACCTCTGGTTCAGACGATTGGACGCAACCAATCGAAGCCTAA
- a CDS encoding ankyrin repeat domain-containing protein: protein MNLKYKWKYLIAFIFTFTLQACSVFSPYTSQFQGIKERIVEGQDINESINENGDTYLHQSVENNASKEVAYLLKHGANPNLSNAQGLKPINLLNKKQTVASDKEQAKILSLLGQYGADVNALGINGKTPIIEAVLNNKPESVKALLKYKANLDISYQSNTPLMLAVQSGDKQVVDDLIAVKQQFNSTNQLGYTAINFTALAETNGSDQALSEIAKSLLIAGVRVPESYKKDIISQAIQNRRPQVARLLMAAGETPSSPNRDDFTPLMDAVYTGHKSRVKTLLKEGADPNSVDTKGWTALLLCAHQDSNNRDDQQASIAKLLLKYGAMIDQVGPNKNSALNLAIDSGRDEIADLLIDEHININSKNAEGETALIKAIQTNNIQHVEQLLSPETLISKDNYLWTPLHFSTILPDINSQQDTSIMALLLTSKIDINAQNNQGETPLFLAIKYGKTQNALLLLSHNADADIADVNGVTPLMQAAQANNLALVTQLISVPQDLNRTDKNGQTALHFATQIKAPRNDYQRAEIIRLLINAGANPNIQNNNLSTPLHLSVRSNLLQSTRALVKADTLPNIQNHLGNTALINAVQNGNLPIVEELAQQASGLNFKQNNGWAALHFTAHPDSKGSKETQAKIASTLIKAGADINLTIPTGETSLSIAIGNNQQPVIKALLAAKARVDIQDSNGWTPLMFAVYLGQVDTVKAAIQYTKNLNIKNNDGLTALHLTTNPSSLGGVKIQSEIAKMLIEKGANINVQASDGSTPLHFAASNGLKDMVKVLLAKNASSSVHNLRGWTARDEALKANNADIAYLLQ from the coding sequence ATGAACCTAAAATACAAATGGAAGTATCTTATCGCTTTCATCTTTACATTCACCCTTCAAGCATGTTCTGTTTTCTCTCCCTATACCTCACAATTTCAAGGTATTAAAGAGCGCATTGTGGAAGGACAAGACATTAACGAAAGCATCAATGAAAATGGTGATACTTATTTACATCAATCGGTTGAAAATAATGCCTCAAAAGAAGTCGCTTATTTATTAAAACATGGCGCTAACCCTAATCTCAGTAATGCGCAAGGTTTAAAACCCATAAACCTGCTCAATAAAAAACAAACTGTCGCTTCCGATAAAGAGCAAGCCAAAATCCTTTCCTTACTTGGGCAATATGGCGCAGACGTTAATGCCTTAGGCATCAATGGGAAAACCCCCATCATTGAGGCAGTCCTGAACAACAAGCCAGAAAGCGTCAAAGCCCTGTTGAAATATAAGGCAAACCTAGACATCAGCTATCAATCCAACACCCCTTTGATGCTGGCCGTACAATCTGGAGACAAACAAGTTGTCGACGACCTGATCGCCGTAAAACAGCAATTCAATTCAACCAATCAATTAGGATATACCGCCATCAATTTCACCGCTTTGGCCGAGACAAATGGCTCAGACCAAGCGCTAAGCGAAATCGCCAAATCCCTGCTAATAGCGGGAGTAAGGGTGCCTGAATCCTATAAAAAAGACATTATTAGCCAAGCCATACAAAATCGCCGACCACAAGTCGCACGCCTACTCATGGCGGCGGGAGAAACCCCCTCTTCACCCAACAGGGATGACTTCACTCCCCTGATGGATGCGGTATATACAGGTCACAAAAGCCGGGTCAAAACCTTACTCAAAGAAGGGGCTGATCCCAACTCAGTCGACACAAAAGGCTGGACTGCCCTGTTACTTTGTGCCCACCAAGACAGTAACAATAGGGATGACCAACAGGCCTCTATCGCAAAACTGCTGTTAAAATACGGAGCCATGATTGACCAAGTTGGACCAAATAAAAACAGCGCCCTCAACCTAGCCATTGACAGTGGCAGAGACGAGATTGCCGACCTACTGATTGACGAACACATTAACATCAACAGTAAAAATGCGGAGGGAGAAACCGCCCTTATCAAGGCCATACAAACCAACAATATTCAACACGTTGAACAACTGTTGTCGCCTGAAACCCTCATCTCCAAGGACAATTATCTTTGGACGCCATTACATTTTTCGACCATTTTACCTGACATAAACAGTCAGCAAGACACCAGCATCATGGCACTTTTATTGACCTCAAAAATCGATATCAATGCACAAAACAACCAAGGCGAAACACCACTATTCCTTGCTATTAAGTACGGCAAGACCCAAAATGCCTTACTGCTTCTATCTCACAATGCGGATGCAGACATTGCCGATGTCAATGGTGTCACGCCACTCATGCAGGCAGCGCAAGCCAATAATTTAGCCCTGGTGACACAGCTTATTAGCGTCCCACAAGACCTGAATAGAACAGACAAAAACGGTCAAACTGCATTGCATTTTGCCACCCAAATCAAAGCTCCTAGGAACGATTATCAACGGGCTGAAATCATCCGTCTGCTCATCAATGCGGGGGCCAATCCCAATATACAAAACAATAACTTATCAACCCCCTTACACCTTTCGGTGAGATCCAACCTATTACAAAGCACGCGTGCCCTCGTCAAAGCAGACACCCTGCCTAACATACAAAACCACTTGGGCAATACGGCACTGATTAACGCCGTACAGAATGGTAACCTGCCGATTGTTGAAGAACTTGCCCAACAAGCGTCTGGTTTGAATTTCAAACAGAATAATGGTTGGGCGGCGTTACATTTTACCGCCCACCCAGACAGCAAAGGCAGCAAAGAAACCCAAGCCAAAATTGCCAGCACACTCATCAAGGCAGGCGCAGACATCAACCTTACCATTCCAACTGGTGAAACCAGCTTAAGTATTGCCATTGGCAACAACCAACAGCCGGTTATCAAAGCGCTTCTCGCCGCCAAAGCCAGAGTCGATATTCAAGACTCCAATGGTTGGACGCCACTCATGTTTGCGGTTTATCTAGGTCAAGTGGATACCGTAAAAGCCGCCATTCAATACACAAAAAACCTAAATATTAAAAACAATGACGGCTTAACCGCCCTTCACCTCACGACCAATCCCAGTAGTCTTGGCGGTGTAAAAATACAAAGCGAGATAGCCAAAATGCTCATTGAAAAAGGCGCAAACATCAACGTACAGGCATCCGATGGCTCAACACCATTGCATTTTGCTGCCAGCAATGGCTTAAAAGATATGGTCAAAGTGCTCTTGGCTAAAAACGCTTCCTCCTCCGTCCACAACCTAAGAGGCTGGACCGCCAGAGACGAAGCATTAAAAGCCAACAATGCCGACATTGCTTATTTATTACAATAA